A part of Gossypium hirsutum isolate 1008001.06 chromosome A07, Gossypium_hirsutum_v2.1, whole genome shotgun sequence genomic DNA contains:
- the LOC107933980 gene encoding uncharacterized mitochondrial protein AtMg00810-like encodes MDTYLTRLGFTKSTSEPTLYVKKEGNETLLIVSLYVDDLLVTGCKREEIETFKKQMQTVFEMTDLGLMTYFLGMEVKQNEQGIFIGQKAFASKVLSRFCMTNCKPASTPVALGEKLTSLGDEDRVDEKNYRSLVGFLLYLTATRPDIMHAVGLLSRFMHCCTVAHFKAAKRVLRYVKGTLSCGVKFERAEELRLVGYSDSDWAGSADDMKSTSGYFFTLGSSVFCWSSKKQQTVAQSTAEAEYIAAASVVNQAIWLRKILCDLNADPKEATVIKVDNQSAVAIAKNPVFHGKTKHFKIRYHFVREAEMSKDISLVHCCSRDQLADLLTKPLAASRFEYLKKKIGVCCFVAKEECLKGGNDSSKV; translated from the coding sequence ATGGATACCTACCTGACAAGGCTCGGGTTCACAAAGAGCACCAGTGAGCCTACTCTCTATGTTAAGAAGGAAGGTAATGAAACTTTGCTAATTGTTTCattgtatgttgatgatttacTGGTCACTGGCTGCAAAAGGGAGGAAATTGAAACCTTTAAGAAGCAAATGCAAACTGTGTTTGAGATGACTGACCTTGGATTAATGAcatacttccttggcatggaagtgaAACAAAATGAACAAGGTATTTTCATAGGCCAGAAGGCATTCGCATCGAAGGTTTTGAGCAGGTTTTGCATGACAAACTGCAAGCCTGCTAGCACTCCTGTGGCTTTAGGAGAAAAACTCACCAGCCTAGGAGATGAAGATCGAGTGGATGAAAAGAATTACAGAAGCTTGGTTGGCTTCCTGCTCTATTTGACTGCAACTAGACCAGACATCATGCATGCTGTTGGTCTTCTATCGAGATTCATGCATTGCTGCACAGTTGCACATTTTAAAGCAGCAAAAAGGGTCCTAAGGTATGTCAAAGGGACTCTGAGTTGTGGAGTGAAGTTTGAAAGGGCTGAGGAGCTGAGACTAGTGGGATATTCAGACAGTGATTGGGCTGGTTCTGctgatgacatgaagagcacatcAGGCTACTTCTTCACCCTTGGCTCAAGTGTCTTCtgctggagctcgaagaagcaacAGACAGTGGCTCAATCCACTGCTGAGGCAGAATACATCGCAGCTGCTTCTGTtgtaaatcaagccatttggcttaggaaaaTATTGTGTGATCTGAATGCTGATCCAAAGGAGGCCACTGTAATTAAGGTTGACAACCAATCGGCTGTAGCCATTGCCAAAAATCCGGTTTTTCATGGTAAGACCAAGCATTTTAAAATTAGATATCATTTTGTGAGAGAAGCTGAAATGTCCAAGGACATAAGCTTAGTTCACTGCTGCTCAAGAGATCAACTTGCTGATCTATTAACCAAACCATTGGCTGCTTCAAGGTTTGAATATTTGAAGAAGAAAATCGGAGTTTGCTGCTTTgtagccaaggaggagtgtttaAAAGGTGGCAACGACAGCAGCAAAGTTTAA
- the LOC107933981 gene encoding glutamate receptor 1.2 has translation MGSKEGKVFHGRVSMAISDFNSFGRDNQMRIVLHTRDSKGDLLLALSSAFNLWENNKVKVILSAQKSTLEAKFLAEFGNNTKIPVIPISAPYLIQAPPHDHAEVKGIVASAELHKWEKVILIYEDHNDNHWSDFFEEKKFQVAYKSSVAASSKDEHIIEELHRLKAMETSVLVVHVEPVLASRIFVHAKRLGMVSQGYAWIVTSKCMNHLQNLKDYSSILENMQGFIGFRSYNIKESKEFDMLQLMNFTQMVNFGIVNVLGTEGERRVGFWTGKFTNKLSHGFTHGRHLFSSSGFETIIWPGGTSTIPKGRRMQTSTKTLRIAVPKSNGFPQLLKVDIDLQTNITFSGFCIEVFKAAMAGLEHTVPYEFVSFEYNNPNIGEAYSDLVYQLYLQTYDAIAGDITITANRSLYVDFTLPFTEMGIGMVTRLPPKESQNLWIFLKPLSSGLWLTIVGVYVLSALFIWLIERPAFVERQTRQSNGEIGRMFGFSFSIFVFTHSLLPSPPQLLRLLSPKLLL, from the exons ATGGGATCGAAGGAGGGCAAAGTTTTCCATGGCCGCGTTTCCATGGCGATTTCCGATTTCAATAGCTTTGGTAGGGACAACCAAATGAGGATAGTTCTCCATACAAGAGACTCCAAAGGGGACCTTTTGCTTGCTTTATCTTCCG CTTTTAATCTCTGGGAAAATAACAAAGTCAAGGTCATCCTCAGTGCGCAAAAATCAACATTGGAAGCAAAGTTTTTGGCTGAATTTGGGAATAACACCAAAATTCCAGTAATCCCAATTTCCGCCCCATACTTGATTCAAGCTCCACCACATGATCATGCCGAAGTGAAAGGAATTGTTGCTTCCGCAGAATTACATAAATGGGAAAAGGTTATCCTCATTTACGAAGATCATAATGACAATCATTGGAGTGATTTCTTTGAAGAGAAAAAGTTTCAGGTTGCATATAAAAGCTCAGTGGCTGCTTCATCCAAAGACGAACACATAATTGAAGAGCTTCATAGGCTCAAAGCAATGGAAACTTCGGTACTCGTTGTGCATGTTGAACCTGTCTTAGCATCTCGTATTTTCGTACACGCGAAAAGGCTAGGAATGGTTAGCCAAGGGTATGCATGGATCGTCACCTCCAAGTGCATGAATCACTTGCAGAATTTGAAAGATTATTCATCGATATTAGAAAACATGCAAGGATTCATTGGTTTCAGGTCTTATAATATTAAAGAATCAAAGGAGTTTGATATGCTACAACTGATGAACTTTACTCAAATGGTCAATTTCGGAATAGTGAATGTGTTAGGGACTGAAGGGGAAAGAAGAGTTGGATTTTGGACAGGGAAATTCACCAACAAATTATCACACGGGTTTACCCATGGAAGGCATTTATTTTCAAGCTCCGGCTTCGAAACAATAATCTGGCCTGGTGGGACATCAACCATTCCCAAAGGTCGAAGGATGCAAACGAGCACTAAGACTCTAAGGATTGCTGTTCCAAAATCAAACGGGTTCCCTCAATTGCTGAAAGTGGACATTGATCTTCAGACCAATATCACCTTCTCTGGTTTCTGCATAGAGGTTTTCAAAGCTGCAATGGCGGGTTTGGAGCATACAGTGCCCTATGAGTTCGTCTCCTTCGAATATAATAACCCAAACATAGGTGAGGCTTACAGTGATCTTGTCTACCAATTATATCTCCAG ACGTACGATGCCATTGCTGGGGACATAACGATCACAGCAAATAGATCATTGTACGTGGATTTTACTTTGCCGTTTACCGAGATGGGGATCGGGATGGTTACTCGGCTACCCCCAAAGGAGAGCCAAAACTTGTGGATTTTCTTGAAACCACTCTCATCAGGTCTTTGGCTTACAATTGTGGGAGTTTATGTCTTATCAGCTTTATTTATTTGGCTGATTGAACGTCCTGCATTTGTTGAACGACAAACCCGGCAATCAAATGGGGAAATTGGAAGGATGTTTGGCTTCTCCTTCTCTATCTTTGTTTTTACACATT CTTTGCTGCCTTCACCACCTCAGTTATTGCGGTTATTATCTCCAAAATTGCTGCTCTAA